One Xenopus tropicalis strain Nigerian chromosome 8, UCB_Xtro_10.0, whole genome shotgun sequence genomic window carries:
- the LOC116406692 gene encoding lysine-specific demethylase 5A-like, with the protein MQIQPPKDWQPPFACDVKSFCFTPRVQRLNELEAMTRVKLDFLDQLGNFGSCKGPRSEFQWWMASCWMCIALSKVGVQGQVVLQINNIRISILQCLLRQD; encoded by the exons ATGCAAATCCAACCTCCCAAG GACTGGCAGCCGCCCTTTGCCTGCGATGTCAAAAGCTTCTGCTTCACCCCTCGGGTACAGCGCCTCAACGAACTAGAG GCAATGACCCGTGTCAAACTCGACTTCTTGGATCAGCTGGGAAATTTTGGGAGCTGCAAGGGTCCGCGCTCAGAATTCCAGTGGTGGATGGCAAGCTGTTGGATGTGTATTGCACTGAGCAAGGTGGGCGTGCAGGGACAGGTGGTTCTGCAGATAAACAACATACGCATTAGCATCTTGCAGTGTCTTCTGCGCCAGGATTAA